A window from Thermodesulfobacteriota bacterium encodes these proteins:
- a CDS encoding aldehyde dehydrogenase family protein encodes MALLPEVKKHYGKLPLLIGGEWVESRSTVVQETTNPATGEVIAQFPEATKDEARAAVEAAHRAFLSWKDVCLRDRAKLLFDLRGRLDEKEEELSRILTQDHGRTIDESRGSVRRVIENVESACSAAYGLVKENEHLDQLATGIDQWLTWEPLGAFLIVTPGNIPMHAWSSFVPYALAAGCTVVVSPSRQDPVAADAITRVAAEIFPKGVINLIHGGRHINAEILRQPEIQGVGFIGSTSAGWDLHRQCGELGKPSSLNGNGKNNVVIMPDADLNQAAVWLLRSCYGMNGQRCLGSDNVIVVGDRHDELKEKFVAAAKTMKLGYGLDESVGQGPMCTPAGRDKVLDWIERALGEGAKMVLDGRGAKVEGYPGGYWLAPTILENGRPDMPTSVEEAFGPVAVLMRAQSLDEALGWINGTEYGHSACIFTESGKTARKFTREAQVGNIGINVAVPQPYAFFPLGSKKTSFLGSAKSRMASMRLFLDEKTVTARWV; translated from the coding sequence ATGGCCCTCCTACCTGAAGTAAAGAAGCACTACGGCAAGCTCCCGCTCCTGATTGGGGGAGAGTGGGTGGAATCCCGCTCCACCGTGGTCCAGGAGACGACCAATCCAGCCACGGGCGAGGTGATCGCCCAGTTCCCCGAGGCCACCAAGGACGAGGCCCGGGCCGCGGTGGAGGCCGCCCACCGCGCGTTCCTTTCGTGGAAGGACGTGTGCCTGCGCGACCGGGCCAAGCTCCTCTTCGACCTGCGCGGACGGCTCGACGAGAAGGAGGAGGAGCTTTCCCGCATCCTCACCCAGGACCACGGCCGCACCATCGACGAGAGCCGGGGCTCGGTGCGCCGGGTGATCGAGAACGTGGAGTCCGCGTGCTCGGCCGCCTACGGGCTCGTCAAGGAAAACGAACACCTCGACCAGCTCGCCACGGGCATCGACCAGTGGCTCACCTGGGAGCCCCTGGGCGCCTTCCTCATCGTCACCCCGGGCAACATCCCCATGCACGCCTGGTCCTCCTTCGTGCCCTACGCGCTGGCCGCGGGGTGCACGGTGGTGGTGAGCCCGAGCCGCCAGGACCCGGTGGCCGCCGACGCCATCACCCGGGTGGCCGCCGAGATCTTCCCCAAGGGGGTCATCAACCTCATCCACGGCGGGCGCCACATCAACGCGGAGATCCTGCGCCAGCCCGAGATCCAGGGGGTTGGGTTCATCGGCTCGACCTCCGCCGGGTGGGATCTGCACCGCCAGTGCGGCGAGCTCGGCAAGCCCTCGTCGCTCAACGGAAACGGCAAGAACAACGTGGTCATCATGCCCGACGCGGACCTCAACCAGGCCGCCGTCTGGCTCCTGCGCTCCTGCTACGGGATGAACGGCCAGCGGTGCCTGGGCTCGGACAACGTCATCGTGGTGGGCGACCGCCACGACGAGCTCAAGGAGAAGTTCGTGGCCGCGGCCAAGACCATGAAGCTCGGGTACGGCCTGGACGAGTCGGTGGGCCAGGGGCCCATGTGCACCCCGGCGGGGCGAGACAAGGTGCTCGACTGGATCGAGCGGGCCCTGGGCGAAGGGGCGAAGATGGTGCTCGACGGCCGCGGCGCCAAGGTGGAGGGCTATCCCGGGGGCTACTGGCTCGCCCCCACCATCCTGGAGAACGGCCGCCCCGACATGCCGACCTCGGTGGAGGAAGCCTTCGGGCCCGTGGCGGTCCTCATGCGGGCCCAGAGCCTCGACGAGGCCCTGGGCTGGATCAACGGCACCGAGTACGGCCACTCGGCCTGCATCTTCACCGAGAGCGGGAAGACCGCCCGCAAGTTCACCCGGGAGGCCCAGGTGGGCAACATCGGGATCAACGTGGCGGTGCCCCAGCCCTACGCGTTCTTCCCCCTGGGGTCGAAGAAGACCTCCTTCCTCGGCAGCGCCAAGAGCCGCATGGCCTCCATGCGCCTGTTCCTCGACGAAAAGACCGTGACCGCCCGCTGGGTGTAA
- a CDS encoding amino acid synthesis family protein: protein MLTGSRDGTEQSPEGGETVQIRKLVTIVEETRAEAGRAVTPPTRRAAALAVITNPFAGRYAEDLGELVQAGEELGSLLGKRAVEALGIRPDQAESYGKGAIVGAAGELEHAAAILHPKLGAPFREAVGGGKAIIPSSKKMGVPGTELDVPVHYKHAAFVRTHFDAMPVRVQDAPRDDEIVVALVVTDSGRPLPRVGGLTVAEAKKEDGLR, encoded by the coding sequence ATGTTGACGGGATCACGGGATGGAACAGAGCAATCACCGGAAGGAGGAGAGACCGTGCAGATCCGCAAGCTCGTGACCATCGTGGAGGAGACCCGCGCCGAGGCGGGACGGGCCGTGACCCCGCCGACGCGCCGGGCGGCGGCCCTGGCCGTCATCACCAACCCCTTCGCGGGCCGCTACGCCGAGGACCTGGGGGAGCTCGTCCAGGCGGGGGAGGAGCTCGGCTCGCTCCTGGGGAAGCGGGCGGTCGAGGCCCTGGGCATCCGCCCCGACCAGGCCGAGAGCTACGGCAAGGGAGCCATCGTGGGCGCCGCAGGGGAGCTCGAGCACGCGGCCGCCATCCTCCACCCCAAGCTCGGCGCTCCCTTCCGGGAGGCCGTTGGGGGAGGCAAGGCCATCATCCCCTCCTCGAAGAAGATGGGGGTGCCGGGCACCGAGCTCGACGTGCCCGTCCACTACAAGCACGCCGCCTTCGTGCGCACCCACTTCGACGCCATGCCGGTGCGGGTGCAGGACGCCCCCCGGGACGACGAGATCGTGGTGGCCCTGGTCGTCACCGACTCCGGCCGCCCCCTGCCCCGCGTCGGCGGGCTCACCGTCGCAGAAGCGAAGAAGGAGGACGGTTTAAGATAA
- a CDS encoding UPF0280 family protein, which yields MPAAAPEPRAQGAPDPRLEPLGGGRLRVEWGPVSLVLAARRPGGLPPGGLEAAGARALEVLEELSAHRRLLAVDLRRIRNPGALPPATRALVEAPRPFAEEAVTPLIAVAGVVADAVADCLAEQGATWVAVSNGGDVALRLASGESASVGLVPRVDAPAPLARVLVTAGDGIGGVATSGFGGRSFTLGIADAATVFAGRAGLADAAATLAANAVCVDSPAVERVPAETLDPETDLPGRLVTRRVGPLSEREVETALDRGAAWVRARVDEGLIRGAVLSLRGRWRFVGWPGEGGLAMSDGKC from the coding sequence TTGCCCGCCGCCGCCCCTGAGCCGCGTGCCCAGGGCGCCCCGGACCCCCGGCTGGAGCCCCTGGGCGGGGGGCGGCTCCGGGTGGAGTGGGGCCCGGTGAGCCTGGTGCTCGCCGCCCGCCGGCCCGGGGGGCTGCCGCCCGGGGGTCTGGAGGCGGCCGGGGCCCGGGCCCTCGAGGTCCTGGAGGAGCTCTCGGCCCACCGCCGGCTCCTGGCCGTGGACCTGCGGCGCATCCGCAACCCCGGCGCCCTGCCCCCGGCAACCCGGGCCCTGGTGGAGGCTCCCCGGCCCTTCGCCGAGGAAGCGGTCACCCCCCTCATCGCCGTCGCCGGGGTCGTGGCCGACGCCGTCGCCGACTGCCTGGCCGAGCAGGGGGCCACCTGGGTGGCGGTGAGCAACGGCGGGGACGTGGCCCTGCGGTTGGCCTCCGGCGAGTCGGCCTCGGTGGGGCTGGTACCCCGGGTGGACGCGCCGGCCCCCCTGGCACGGGTCCTGGTGACCGCCGGGGACGGGATCGGAGGCGTCGCCACCAGCGGCTTCGGGGGCCGGAGCTTCACCCTGGGGATCGCCGACGCCGCCACCGTCTTCGCCGGCCGGGCGGGCCTCGCCGACGCCGCCGCGACGCTCGCGGCCAACGCGGTCTGCGTGGACTCCCCCGCCGTGGAGCGGGTGCCCGCCGAGACCCTCGACCCGGAGACCGACCTCCCCGGCCGGCTCGTCACCCGGCGGGTGGGCCCCCTCTCCGAGAGGGAGGTCGAGACCGCCCTGGACCGGGGCGCCGCCTGGGTCCGAGCCCGGGTGGACGAGGGCCTGATCCGCGGCGCGGTCCTGTCCCTGCGCGGCCGCTGGCGCTTTGTCGGCTGGCCCGGGGAAGGGGGCCTGGCCATGTCGGACGGGAAATGTTGA